The Podarcis muralis chromosome 16, rPodMur119.hap1.1, whole genome shotgun sequence genomic interval ATGCACAGGATGCAAATCCTATTTAACCTCTTTGGAAAGTTGCTTGAGTAAACAGGCTTAGGTCCAGGCTGCAGGCAAGCTAAGACCTAGTTTTGCAGCTAAATGTCCAGTGACTTCATGTCAGGCCATGCAGCTAAAGTTCTTCCAAAATTCAGAAGCAATGATTGGGGCAGGGTCTTTGCCTCCTAAATATGTTTCTTGTACAGCTGCAAAAAGGTGGAGAAGTCTGGCAAAAACTGACCACTGACAACCATTGCTTCATCGCGTCTGGTTGCCATCACTTAACATTGTTACAGCTAAACATTGTGGGTAGTTGTGCTGATCTACTAAAAATACTACTCCAATAGGCAGAATCCCTTTATTGCATGGATGGGGAACAGATGGCTCTTCAGATATAGTGAGACTCTTAGTCCCTTctagcatggccagtgaccaGGGATAATGAAAGTTGTAGACAGACAGTCTCAGGAGAGCCACAGGATCCCCAGGCCTGTTTTATCAGAACCAGTGAAAATGTCGTGTTATGAGCCTGCTTTTGAGTTCCCCAGAGTTCTTCCATGAGCTAGATGCTAAACAAAGCAGGGCAGAGGAAGGGATAAAATACTACACAATGCTAAAGCCTGAGAGCAACCCTGTATTATTTACCAACTTGCTTTGTAGCCATATGACACAAGACATTGCGAGCAAGTTAGTGGGCTGGAGGAGGACAAGGATGGACCATGGCTCCTCCACTACGAGCCCACTGGGATTCCATGGTAGCcataataaaagcttctttcatgGGAAGCCAGAAACGAAAGTGGGGATGGATCAtttgacccacccaccccactagcCTATGTATTTCCTAAGAGCTTGCTAAGATGCTAGCCTGTGTTTCCAAGCTTGATACAGAGGAGTGGTCAACAGAACATATTAAAATAGTAAattttttgaatttatttatttacagggcTGCCCTACAAGCCTGCAGTTTTCAAGTCGAGTGTACAATTCCTCCCGGCTGCCACAAGCTGTGGATTTCAGGACTTTTAACATCAtgccagtcagtagagcatgagactcttaatctcagggttgtgggttcaagacccatgttgggcaaaagattcctgcactgcagggggttggactagttgacctttGTGGCCCCTACGAACTCTTACAATTCTTTgatttttcttccctccccagtTCTTTTTAAATGAGAAGTATTTAGGAAAACTGGAAAGCATTTTTTGTTGCTCCTAATACAGATTAGGTTTTGGATTGTATTTAAAAGCTTTTGGCGCgtagctctttttaaaaactgtttgctATTTCTTGTTCTCCGACATTCATGTTCTTGTTCTCCGACTGCTTGTGAAGAAGTGGAGAGAGCTGCCCCAAATATGCAGCTTGTCCATTTTCCATGGCTCTGTGAACAGAGGCAGCCCAGTGTATCCCAAGAACTTGACCTGTGCAGCAACATCAGCAGCTGCCTTCTGTCCGTGAGGTCATCATTGGAACTGTGTGTACAGTGGAGGCTTGtctgttagggcaaatggggctttGCCCCACCAATCTCTGTCTGCCCTCAGCAGCTGccagctgcctgccttcttaaaACCAGTCCAGGGAGATGGCACTGACTTAGCAGGGAGAATGGAGACAAAACTATGGTTAGTTCCACcctttcattggctctggctccacctcctgTTGGCCTCCTGCTTTTCAGCCTACCTGTCCTAATGGACACCAGCCACTTTGGACTACAGTATGAATGCAATAATGGAAATCCTTGTTAATATTTTACATGCTTAAGTGTTGCTGAAATTGAGTTTCCCCATAGTCCTATAATTTTAAAAgggggtttgtttttatttttgctctttATCACATGCACACAGATGCAACAACCTGAATAAACACTGCAAAGATGcttgttttgcataatttattacaCTACAGGAGGGCTTGGGAAACACTTTTAACCCAAAGGCTGGATTCAAACCCAACCATGCTCCCAAGGGCGCATTTCAAAGGTGTGCAGGGCAAATTAAAAACCCCAGAAGAACCACCATCAAAACAAGTCACAAGTCTCCATGCCGTATCAATCCCATATTACAGGGGCTGCCAATGTGCTTTCAGTTCCTAGCAAAGCGCTAACATCTCGCTAAGTGTCACAGACTTGAGCATTCCCTTAATGCAATTGTCTGATAAGGCTTAGCACACAATGTGATATGCAAAAGGAGTGAATGTGTATCTTTAATAAAGATTCAGGGTACTATAAGGTAAAAAAAGGCAATAAACAGCATGTTTGGAGGGAATGGGTGGGTATAGGGCTATGTTAACACTAGATCTTTTTAATATTCTAAATAAACTATTTCTGGATTAACAAGAGGTTGTCTGTTTTTGCATCTTCTATAAGCCACGGACCTCAGCCAAAGGTTTGGCTCCTTAATCCAAACTGATACAAGAAATCCAGTCCTACCTCCTAGGCCCAGTCTGCTGGAACCTGGTGCCTCTCCTGACaccattggactccagctcccatcagccccagctagcatggccagtggtcaggaatgatgggagttgtagtccagcaacatctggagtgtccCAGGTTCCCTATCCCAGTCCACAATCTTGCCGCTCTATTTCATTCCCACCTCAAAGGCCTACAGGAGAGCCCTCCCGGCCTACCCTTGTTTCTCCTTAGTGTCTCCTTTTCTCATCCCACTGAACCACATGCTCCTCAACCCACTGCCTatctcaggagtggggaaccggCGGTTCACCaggtgttgctgcactacaacttccatcagccctaaccgTTGGCCAAGctgtctggggatgatgggaactgcagtccagaaGCATCCCAAAGGACACGAGTTAAGCACCTCTGGCCTGCTCTTTATCTCCTTTTGTTTAGCAACCTTCTACCTGGCCCCTTTTCTTGCTTCTCTAAAATTCCTCTCCtcacccaccctccctgcctATAAACTGCAGACCCTCCCTTCCCCCTACCCTGTGAATTATTACATTCCCCTTAGTCAAATTGAGCTTTCCTTTCTCTGCTCTGTTTGTTAGAATTCCACAAATGTTGTGCATCACTGGTCATATGCACCAAAAAGCTTGGACAGGGTGGTGTAGAAGAGTGAGCAAGACAActaaacaatttcatcaaaacctGCAACACCATACAGGATAACCCATTAAGTGTGCAGTGGAGCGTGATGATGAAAACACCCCGCTATTTTGAAGCTTACGAGCCAATTATCCAGGCTTTGTCTCAGTTTGCTTTTGAAGATGGGCCCACAATTTCCCATAATCCACTGGTGTTCTGTGGCCGCGTAGCACTGGAAGGGAGCAGCCCATCAGTGCCTGTCTTCATCTCTTTGTTTCTTTGAGCTGCGGTCCCGACTTCGatctctcctctctctgcctctgcTCCGTTCCTCTCTGGAGTGACGCGCTCCATCTCTCTCTGCCCATCCTCGCGACCACTCCCGTTCGGAGCGCCTCTGGTCTCTGTTCCTCGTTTTCCAGTCCCTGGAccaacctctctctcttttttctgcctGTCCTTCCCCGTAAAACTCACTTTTCATGGCAGGCAAATTTATGGGCTTTCGGAAGGGCCTGTCCCTGCCACCAAACCGCAACTGCCCCGACTCCTTCTTGCCACCAAAGCCGCCCCCGAGCCTCCGAGGGATCCACCCTTTGAGGGTCCTCTCCAGCTCAAAGTCCACAAATACCTCACGCTGGTCAATAACCAGCTTGTTGGCATCTCGATAAGCTTTCACAAGGGCACGCTCCTCTTTGAACTCAACGAACGCATAGCCCTTGGAGAAGCCAGTGACTAGGTCTCGAACCAAGCGGATCCTCCGGATGTCTCCGTACCGAGAAAAGACTTCCCTTAACTTCTCTTCTGTGGTTTGCAAGTTGAGTCTGGCAACAAACAGCGTGAGGTGAGGGTCCCCTGAAACGCCTCGGTTTGGCACATACCGTGCCGTCATGGCCCTCCAAACAGCCCGGTCGTGGGGCTCTTCATCTGTACCATCAATGCTCCCAGCTTTGAGGGGATCATACTCTTTTGCAATGGGCGTCCACTCGTTCATTGTCTGCAGGGGGAGCCTTTAGTGCATTCCAGATTTCAGGGTTCCTGTTTCCGTTTGtgcctcttctttttaaaaaaatctatgatATTTAGCACACCTCTTACCTGTAATGTAAAACAAGTCAGTGTGGTTTGCTACAGGACTATATTTGTATTACTGTCACATTCctcattccattttaaaaaatttaatttgGGGAGGTGAGAGATCTGACTTATTGCCCTCCTCCACAACCATCCTTCTCTTCCCATTCTTAATTtcatgtatatatttatttattgcagtttttaaatctcacctttttctccaaaaggctgagaggcagtgactggcccaaggttacccagcaaggagaataataataagaagaagaataccccacccatctgagtggattttcccagccattctgggcagctttgaACCCTCATCTCTCTTGGGTCCTAGTATGAtcctctgaccactacaccacactgggctcTCATCCGTCccacctccctctcccttccttgcaGATGATTCAGCACTACTCAGTGGAAAGGAATCAAAGGACCTTGTGCTGCCACAGCAGCAAACAAACCCCTGTGAAAACTCCCATACGAGACAGCAGGAGATGGGGCAGACCTCTGCCTCAGATCCTGGAGAACTGATGCGGGTCGGAGCCCAGATGTAGAGACCAATGGACTTGGGTTGTACGCGCACTGCACAGTTAAAACACACGGCTccccccctaataataataataataataataataataataataatttatttataccctgcccatctggctgggcttccccagccaccctgggcggcttccaaaagaatattaaaatactataatacatcaaacattaaaagcctcccgaaacagggctgccttcagatgtcttctaaaagcctggtagttgttgttctctttgacatctggtgggagggtgttccaccagggaaggcgccactaccgagaaggccctctgcctggttccctgtaaactcgcttctcgcagggagggaaccgccagaaggcc includes:
- the SNRNP35 gene encoding U11/U12 small nuclear ribonucleoprotein 35 kDa protein — protein: MNEWTPIAKEYDPLKAGSIDGTDEEPHDRAVWRAMTARYVPNRGVSGDPHLTLFVARLNLQTTEEKLREVFSRYGDIRRIRLVRDLVTGFSKGYAFVEFKEERALVKAYRDANKLVIDQREVFVDFELERTLKGWIPRRLGGGFGGKKESGQLRFGGRDRPFRKPINLPAMKSEFYGEGQAEKRERGWSRDWKTRNRDQRRSEREWSRGWAERDGARHSREERSRGRERRDRSRDRSSKKQRDEDRH